In Streptomyces sp. 840.1, one DNA window encodes the following:
- a CDS encoding DUF1996 domain-containing protein yields MPRRSRTLTGLLLFTSLTLTTAGVAGIAATANASTDKPVAAAGTHAGHAAYSMPGMPGMAASTKASGDDPDGDGYIMADPPVTGVTPSMEVPPSAYFHEFQAKCAPTHTAPDDPIVYPGQPGKSHDHTFMGNTTTNAYTTAASLETGDTTCLAPGDKSGYWMPSLFNGEQKILPEGVQTIYYKSGVTDYRSVRPFPKGLRYVVGSPMQTQDEFKNLKGTVEGWECGESFKNYDFPASCPTSRDTYLNLRLQAPSCWDGIHLDTPDHKSHMAYPVAGGANYNSCPADHPVALPMIEFKMAWPVNGNMSQVKLASGKGFSFHYDFMNGWDAATLDAMVTHCVKGGLQCDPHGYDENHPEKGAVLNGDYELP; encoded by the coding sequence ATGCCACGGAGGTCGAGAACACTCACCGGACTGCTCTTGTTCACCTCGCTGACCCTCACCACGGCAGGGGTCGCCGGGATCGCCGCGACAGCGAACGCGTCCACCGACAAGCCGGTCGCGGCGGCGGGCACGCATGCCGGGCACGCCGCGTACTCCATGCCGGGCATGCCCGGGATGGCCGCCTCCACCAAGGCATCGGGCGACGACCCGGACGGCGACGGCTACATCATGGCCGACCCGCCGGTCACCGGGGTGACCCCCTCGATGGAGGTGCCGCCGTCGGCGTACTTCCACGAGTTCCAGGCCAAGTGCGCCCCGACGCACACGGCCCCGGACGACCCGATCGTCTACCCGGGCCAGCCCGGCAAGTCCCACGACCACACGTTCATGGGCAACACCACGACCAACGCCTACACCACCGCCGCATCGCTGGAGACCGGCGACACGACGTGCCTGGCGCCCGGTGACAAGTCCGGGTACTGGATGCCGAGCCTCTTCAACGGGGAGCAGAAGATCCTCCCCGAGGGCGTCCAGACCATCTACTACAAGTCGGGAGTCACCGACTACCGGAGCGTGCGCCCCTTCCCGAAGGGACTGCGGTACGTCGTCGGCAGCCCGATGCAGACCCAGGACGAGTTCAAGAACCTCAAGGGCACCGTCGAGGGCTGGGAGTGCGGTGAGTCGTTCAAGAACTACGACTTCCCGGCCAGCTGCCCGACCAGCCGGGACACCTACCTCAACCTGCGCCTCCAGGCGCCGAGTTGCTGGGACGGCATCCACCTGGACACGCCCGACCACAAGAGCCACATGGCGTACCCGGTCGCCGGAGGCGCCAACTACAACTCGTGCCCGGCCGACCACCCCGTCGCCCTGCCGATGATCGAGTTCAAGATGGCCTGGCCGGTCAACGGCAACATGTCGCAGGTGAAACTGGCCAGCGGCAAGGGCTTCTCGTTCCACTACGACTTCATGAACGGGTGGGACGCCGCCACGCTCGACGCGATGGTCACCCACTGCGTCAAGGGCGGGCTCCAGTGCGACCCGCACGGCTATGACGAGAACCACCCCGAGAAGGGCGCCGTGCTCAACGGGGACTACGAACTCCCGTAG
- a CDS encoding GNAT family N-acetyltransferase, whose translation MSIDVRPFGPFDLPGMYRVCLRTGDSGRDASGLYGDPDLLPHIYAGPYPAADPGLTFVAADEQGVLGYVVATADTHAFDGWLEEHWWPPLRRRYPHRPAAGPGDGTRDRSCVERIHRPGPPEPDAVYERYPAHLHIDILPRGQGAGLGRRLMDALLAALRERGVRGLHLGVGGGNPGAHAFYLRMGFTEADRQDWGSVMVMDLTRDAEDGAQPSGGGMRTIGQPS comes from the coding sequence ATGAGCATCGACGTACGGCCCTTCGGGCCCTTCGACCTGCCCGGCATGTACCGGGTGTGCCTGCGCACCGGCGACTCCGGCCGGGACGCGAGCGGGCTCTACGGCGACCCCGATCTGCTCCCGCACATCTACGCGGGCCCCTACCCGGCCGCCGACCCCGGCCTCACCTTCGTCGCCGCCGACGAGCAGGGGGTGCTCGGCTACGTCGTGGCGACCGCCGACACCCATGCCTTCGACGGCTGGCTGGAGGAGCACTGGTGGCCGCCGCTGCGCCGCCGCTACCCGCACCGGCCGGCCGCAGGCCCCGGCGACGGCACGCGGGACCGGAGTTGCGTGGAGCGCATCCACCGCCCCGGACCGCCGGAGCCGGACGCGGTGTACGAGCGCTACCCGGCCCACCTCCACATCGACATCCTGCCGCGCGGCCAGGGCGCGGGGCTCGGCCGCCGGCTGATGGACGCCCTGCTGGCGGCCCTGCGCGAGCGCGGGGTGCGGGGACTGCACCTGGGCGTCGGCGGCGGCAACCCGGGGGCGCACGCGTTCTACCTCCGGATGGGCTTCACGGAGGCGGACCGGCAGGACTGGGGCTCGGTGATGGTGATGGACCTGACGCGGGACGCCGAGGACGGGGCTCAGCCCTCGGGCGGCGGCATGAGGACCATCGGCCAGCCGTCGTAG
- a CDS encoding EamA family transporter encodes MTPLVAIAVLTAAFTHAGWNAIAHAIKDQLVSFTLISGGGLLIGAAAAGFVPFPAAEAWPYLAFSAALHVTYMLLLMRSFTLGDFGQMYPIARGTAPLVVTVLAAVFVGERPDGWATAGVAVASAGLVGLALWGIRGSGKRPHWPAILAALATGLAIAGYTTVDGVGVRASGSSLGYIAWLMILEGIAIPAYALYRRRSALTAQLRPYAVRGLLGAALSVVAYGLVLWAQTRAALAPVAALRESSIIVGAAIGTVFFKERFGAPRVAAAGLMVVGIGLMLHTS; translated from the coding sequence ATGACGCCGCTGGTCGCCATAGCCGTCCTGACGGCCGCGTTCACGCACGCCGGCTGGAACGCCATCGCACACGCGATCAAGGACCAGTTGGTCTCGTTCACCCTGATCTCCGGCGGCGGGCTGCTGATCGGCGCGGCCGCGGCGGGCTTCGTCCCGTTCCCGGCCGCGGAGGCCTGGCCGTACCTGGCCTTCTCCGCCGCCCTGCACGTCACGTACATGCTGCTGCTGATGCGCTCGTTCACCCTGGGCGACTTCGGGCAGATGTACCCGATCGCCCGGGGCACCGCCCCGCTCGTCGTCACCGTGCTGGCCGCCGTCTTCGTGGGCGAGCGCCCGGACGGCTGGGCCACGGCGGGCGTCGCGGTGGCCTCGGCGGGGCTGGTCGGGCTGGCCCTGTGGGGTATCCGGGGCTCCGGCAAGCGCCCGCACTGGCCCGCGATCCTCGCCGCGCTGGCGACCGGTCTCGCCATCGCCGGCTACACGACGGTCGACGGCGTGGGCGTACGGGCCTCGGGCAGTTCGCTCGGGTACATCGCCTGGCTGATGATCCTGGAGGGCATCGCGATCCCCGCGTACGCCCTGTACCGCCGCCGCTCCGCCCTGACCGCCCAGCTCCGCCCCTACGCGGTACGCGGACTGCTCGGCGCGGCCCTGTCGGTGGTGGCGTACGGGCTCGTGCTGTGGGCGCAGACGCGGGCGGCGCTGGCCCCGGTCGCCGCCCTGCGCGAGTCCTCGATCATCGTCGGCGCGGCCATCGGCACCGTGTTCTTCAAGGAACGGTTCGGCGCCCCGCGCGTCGCGGCGGCCGGGCTGATGGTGGTCGGCATCGGGCTGATGCTGCACACGAGTTGA
- a CDS encoding YbaK/EbsC family protein, with protein sequence MSTSDTNAPAGGSTAAAHPRFAEALRELGLEVEIRRFPEATRTAAEAAAAVGCALSEIVKSLIFEADGVPVLVLMDGSSRVDMERLRAELGAVKVRRPGADVVREATGYAIGGVPPFGHRTRTRVLADRGLLAHEVVWAAAGTPYTVFPLDPATLIEHAGGTVVDVREQTA encoded by the coding sequence ATGAGCACTTCCGACACCAACGCACCGGCGGGCGGCAGCACCGCCGCCGCCCATCCCCGATTCGCCGAGGCACTGCGCGAGCTGGGTCTCGAGGTCGAGATCCGCCGCTTCCCGGAGGCCACCCGGACCGCCGCCGAGGCGGCCGCCGCGGTCGGCTGCGCGCTGAGCGAGATCGTCAAGTCGCTGATCTTCGAGGCCGACGGGGTGCCGGTCCTGGTCCTGATGGACGGCTCCTCGCGGGTCGACATGGAGCGGCTGCGGGCGGAGTTGGGCGCGGTGAAGGTCCGCCGGCCCGGCGCCGACGTGGTGCGCGAGGCGACCGGGTACGCGATCGGCGGGGTTCCGCCGTTCGGGCACCGGACCAGGACCCGGGTGCTGGCCGACCGGGGGCTCCTCGCGCACGAGGTGGTCTGGGCGGCGGCCGGCACCCCGTACACGGTCTTCCCGCTCGATCCGGCGACGCTGATCGAGCACGCGGGCGGCACGGTGGTGGACGTGCGCGAGCAGACCGCATGA
- a CDS encoding penicillin-binding transpeptidase domain-containing protein, with protein sequence MRSGAKVGIIGGVFAVVVGGVGYGAYNILDGLGDSGVGGGTETTASSDEVRTGPVTKQETAETSKKFLAAWAKGDADIASQLTNNPADAGPLLTQYSESAHVTKAVITPGTATGAKVPYTVRATVSYKGKTKPWSYESELTVVRGVSTGHALVDWKPSVVHPQLKKGETLETGEASTASIEAVDRNGQVLTKEKYPSLGGILDELRKKYGEKAGGTAGIETWINSENADAPDTTLLTLTKGKPGRVQTTLDARIQAAAERGVKKFDQSSVAAVEPSTGAIRAIANNRSDGYDAARKGSVAPGSTMKIVTAAMIIQHGLGSANGAVECPSSLTWEGVTFNNLDGFSMTDGPTLKRAFARSCNTAFIKPILPLGSGKRDTALREEAGEYFGIGQVWRTGIATFDGKVPLSEGAETAASFIGQGKIQMNPLNMASVTATAVGGRFRQPYIVPQNLDNRVFATANPLPGGVSAQLKEMLHYTATAPEGTATQAMANVGGDKGAKTGSAEIDGHATSDSWFTGYSNDLAAAALVQSGGHGGDAAGPVVAEVLRAGP encoded by the coding sequence ATGCGCAGTGGAGCGAAGGTAGGAATAATCGGCGGGGTGTTCGCCGTAGTGGTCGGCGGGGTCGGCTACGGGGCGTACAACATCCTGGACGGGCTCGGGGACAGCGGCGTCGGGGGCGGTACGGAGACCACGGCCTCGTCGGACGAGGTGCGGACCGGCCCGGTCACCAAGCAGGAGACAGCCGAGACGTCGAAGAAGTTTCTCGCGGCGTGGGCGAAGGGCGACGCGGACATCGCGTCCCAGCTCACCAACAACCCGGCCGACGCCGGACCGCTCCTGACGCAGTACAGCGAGTCCGCGCACGTCACCAAGGCCGTGATCACCCCCGGCACGGCAACCGGCGCGAAGGTCCCGTACACGGTCAGGGCGACGGTCTCCTACAAGGGGAAGACGAAGCCCTGGTCGTACGAGTCCGAACTGACCGTGGTGCGCGGGGTGTCCACCGGCCACGCGCTCGTCGACTGGAAGCCCTCCGTCGTCCACCCGCAGCTGAAGAAGGGCGAGACGCTGGAGACGGGCGAGGCCTCGACCGCGTCGATCGAGGCGGTCGACCGCAACGGCCAGGTGCTCACCAAGGAGAAGTACCCCTCGCTCGGCGGCATCCTGGACGAACTGCGCAAGAAGTACGGCGAGAAGGCCGGCGGCACCGCGGGCATCGAGACCTGGATCAACAGCGAGAACGCGGACGCCCCGGACACGACGCTGCTGACCCTGACGAAGGGGAAGCCGGGCAGGGTGCAGACCACGCTGGACGCGCGCATCCAGGCGGCGGCCGAGCGGGGCGTGAAGAAGTTCGACCAGTCGTCCGTGGCGGCCGTCGAACCGTCGACCGGCGCGATCCGGGCCATCGCCAACAACCGGTCGGACGGCTACGACGCGGCACGGAAGGGCTCGGTGGCCCCCGGCTCGACGATGAAGATCGTGACCGCCGCGATGATCATCCAGCACGGTCTCGGCAGCGCGAACGGGGCGGTCGAGTGCCCGTCCTCGCTGACCTGGGAGGGCGTGACGTTCAACAACCTGGACGGCTTCTCCATGACGGACGGCCCCACGTTGAAGCGGGCCTTCGCCAGGTCCTGCAACACCGCTTTCATCAAGCCGATACTCCCGCTGGGGAGCGGCAAGCGGGACACCGCGCTCCGTGAGGAGGCCGGTGAGTACTTCGGAATCGGCCAGGTCTGGCGGACCGGCATCGCGACGTTCGACGGCAAGGTGCCGCTCTCCGAAGGCGCGGAGACGGCCGCGTCGTTCATCGGCCAGGGCAAGATCCAGATGAACCCGCTGAACATGGCGTCGGTCACCGCCACGGCCGTGGGGGGCCGGTTCCGGCAGCCCTACATCGTCCCGCAGAACCTGGACAACCGGGTCTTCGCCACGGCGAACCCGCTGCCGGGCGGAGTCTCGGCGCAGCTGAAGGAGATGCTGCACTACACCGCGACGGCCCCGGAGGGCACCGCGACCCAGGCCATGGCGAACGTCGGCGGTGACAAGGGCGCCAAGACGGGCTCGGCGGAGATCGACGGCCACGCCACGTCCGACAGCTGGTTCACCGGCTACAGCAACGACCTCGCCGCGGCGGCCCTCGTCCAGTCCGGCGGCCACGGCGGCGACGCGGCCGGCCCGGTCGTCGCGGAGGTCCTGCGCGCGGGACCGTGA
- a CDS encoding dolichyl-phosphate-mannose--protein mannosyltransferase: protein MTSTAPDARQGQDAGDQYGPEPTSWQQRLRRFGHSPRPGIGLRERLVPPYTRPGSRLWAVLGVPPVLADRLLRWSAWGGPLLVALVAGVLRFWNLGSPHAVIFDETYYAKDSWALVNQGYEGAWPKDVDKLILADPSKVNIPVDPGYVVHPPVGKWIIGIGEQIFGFTPFGWRFMVAVLGTLSVLMLCRIGRRLFRSTFLGCLAGALLTVDGLHFVMSRTALLDLVLMFFVLASFGCLLIDRDWARRRLAAALPVDADGVLRPDVAVAERLRLGWRPWRIAAGLMLGLASATKWNGLYVLVAFGLLTVLWDVGARRTAGAMRPYLAVLKRDLVPAFVSTVPVAILTYVASWTGWIIQNSPARHGYYRDWAATDGKGGSWTWLPDWVRSLWHYEYQVYEFHVNLTSGHTYQSNPWSWIVMGRPVSYFYEEQNGCAASETGKCAREVLALGTPLLWWASCFALVYVLWRWVFRRDWRAGAIACGVAAGWAPWFLYQERTIFVFYAVVFVPFLCLAVAMMIGAMLGPAAGTGTRHELGLSTGDPSGERRRTLGAVAAGVLVLLIVWNFIYFWPLYTGTPIPENSWRDRMWLDTWI, encoded by the coding sequence GTGACGAGTACAGCGCCCGATGCCCGGCAGGGCCAAGACGCCGGGGATCAGTACGGCCCGGAGCCGACTTCCTGGCAGCAGCGGCTGCGCCGCTTCGGCCATTCACCGCGCCCCGGTATCGGGTTGCGGGAACGGCTGGTTCCGCCGTACACCCGCCCCGGGAGCCGGCTGTGGGCGGTACTCGGGGTGCCCCCGGTGCTCGCGGACCGGCTGCTGCGCTGGTCGGCCTGGGGCGGTCCGCTGCTGGTGGCGCTCGTCGCCGGGGTGCTGCGGTTCTGGAACCTGGGCAGCCCGCACGCGGTGATATTCGATGAGACGTACTACGCCAAGGACTCCTGGGCGCTGGTCAACCAGGGCTACGAGGGGGCCTGGCCCAAGGACGTCGACAAGCTGATCCTCGCCGACCCGTCCAAGGTGAACATCCCGGTCGACCCCGGCTATGTGGTGCATCCGCCGGTCGGCAAGTGGATCATCGGGATCGGCGAGCAGATCTTCGGCTTCACGCCGTTCGGCTGGCGGTTCATGGTCGCGGTGCTCGGCACCCTGTCGGTGCTGATGCTGTGCCGGATCGGCCGCAGGCTGTTCCGCTCGACGTTCCTGGGGTGTCTGGCGGGGGCGCTGCTCACGGTGGACGGGCTGCACTTCGTGATGAGCCGCACCGCGCTGCTCGACCTGGTGCTGATGTTCTTCGTGCTGGCCTCGTTCGGCTGTCTGCTGATCGACCGGGACTGGGCGCGGCGCCGGCTCGCAGCCGCGCTGCCGGTCGACGCGGACGGGGTGCTGCGGCCGGACGTCGCCGTGGCGGAGCGGCTGCGGCTCGGCTGGCGGCCGTGGCGGATCGCGGCCGGGCTCATGCTCGGACTGGCCTCCGCCACCAAGTGGAACGGGCTGTACGTCCTGGTCGCGTTCGGCCTGCTGACGGTCCTGTGGGACGTGGGCGCGCGGCGTACGGCGGGCGCCATGCGGCCGTACCTGGCGGTGCTGAAGCGGGACCTGGTCCCGGCGTTCGTCTCCACGGTGCCGGTGGCGATCCTGACCTACGTGGCCTCGTGGACCGGCTGGATCATCCAGAACTCCCCCGCCCGGCACGGCTACTACCGGGACTGGGCGGCGACCGACGGCAAGGGCGGCAGCTGGACCTGGCTGCCGGACTGGGTGCGCAGCCTGTGGCACTACGAGTACCAGGTCTACGAGTTCCACGTGAACCTGACGTCCGGGCACACCTACCAGTCCAATCCGTGGAGCTGGATCGTGATGGGCCGCCCGGTCTCGTACTTCTACGAGGAGCAGAACGGCTGCGCCGCGTCGGAGACCGGCAAGTGCGCCCGCGAGGTGCTGGCACTCGGCACACCGCTGCTGTGGTGGGCCTCATGCTTCGCGCTGGTGTACGTGCTGTGGCGCTGGGTCTTCCGCCGCGACTGGCGGGCGGGCGCGATCGCGTGCGGCGTCGCGGCGGGCTGGGCGCCGTGGTTCCTGTACCAGGAGCGCACCATCTTCGTCTTCTACGCGGTGGTGTTCGTGCCGTTCCTGTGCCTCGCGGTGGCGATGATGATCGGCGCGATGCTGGGGCCGGCGGCGGGTACCGGAACCAGACACGAACTGGGCCTGTCCACCGGCGACCCCTCGGGCGAACGGCGCCGCACGCTGGGGGCGGTCGCGGCGGGCGTGCTGGTCCTGCTGATCGTCTGGAACTTCATCTATTTCTGGCCGCTGTACACGGGGACCCCGATTCCGGAGAACTCCTGGCGCGACCGGATGTGGCTGGACACCTGGATCTAG
- the rsmI gene encoding 16S rRNA (cytidine(1402)-2'-O)-methyltransferase, whose product MDVVTETTGTLVLAGTPIGDVADAPPRLAAELETADVVAAEDTRRLRRLTQALGIHTTGRVVSYFEGNESARTPELVEALTGGARVLLVTDAGMPSVSDPGYRLVAAAVEQDIKVTAVPGPSAVLTALALSGLPVDRFCFEGFLPRKGGERLGKLREVAGERRTMVFFEAPHRLDDTLAAMAEVFGADRRAAVCRELTKTYEEVKRGPLGELAAWAAEGVRGEITVVVEGAADSGAEELDAAELVRRVQVREEAGERRKEAIAAVAADAGLPKREVFDAVVAAKNAARTGPSEGKGLS is encoded by the coding sequence ATGGACGTTGTGACGGAGACGACTGGAACGCTGGTACTCGCAGGGACCCCCATCGGCGATGTGGCGGACGCCCCGCCACGCCTCGCCGCCGAACTGGAGACGGCCGACGTCGTCGCCGCCGAGGACACCCGCCGGCTGCGCCGGCTGACCCAGGCGCTGGGCATCCACACCACGGGGCGTGTCGTGTCCTACTTCGAGGGCAACGAGTCGGCGCGCACGCCGGAACTCGTCGAGGCGCTGACCGGCGGGGCCCGCGTGCTGCTGGTCACGGACGCCGGGATGCCGTCCGTCTCCGACCCCGGCTACCGGCTCGTCGCCGCAGCCGTGGAGCAGGACATCAAGGTCACCGCGGTGCCCGGACCGTCCGCCGTGCTCACGGCGCTCGCGCTGTCCGGGCTGCCGGTGGACCGGTTCTGCTTCGAGGGCTTCCTGCCGCGCAAGGGCGGCGAGCGCCTCGGCAAGCTGCGCGAGGTCGCGGGCGAGCGCCGCACCATGGTCTTCTTCGAGGCCCCGCACCGGCTCGACGACACCCTGGCCGCGATGGCCGAGGTCTTCGGGGCCGACCGGCGCGCCGCCGTCTGCCGGGAGCTGACCAAGACCTACGAGGAAGTGAAGCGCGGTCCGCTGGGCGAACTGGCGGCCTGGGCGGCCGAGGGCGTACGCGGCGAGATCACCGTCGTCGTCGAGGGCGCGGCCGACTCCGGGGCCGAGGAACTGGACGCCGCGGAGCTGGTGCGCAGGGTGCAGGTGCGAGAGGAGGCGGGGGAGCGGCGCAAGGAGGCGATCGCCGCCGTCGCCGCCGACGCCGGCCTGCCCAAACGCGAGGTGTTCGACGCGGTGGTGGCAGCAAAGAACGCGGCTCGGACCGGCCCGTCGGAGGGCAAAGGACTATCGTGA
- a CDS encoding TatD family hydrolase has product MSRTEAPPLPEPLGVPVADSHTHLDMQDGTVEEGLARAAAVNVTTVIQVGCDVKGSRWAAETAAAHPSVHAAVALHPNEAPRIVHGDPDNWSRQGAREGGGTAALHEALAEIDALAALDHVRGVGETGLDYFRTGPEGMAAQEESFRAHIEIAKRHGKALVIHDREAHADVLRILADAGAPERTVFHCYSGDADMARICADAGYFMSFAGNMTFKNAQPLRDALAVAPLELVLVETDAPFLTPAPYRGRPNAPYLIPVTLRAMAEVKGVDEDTLASAIAGNTARAFDY; this is encoded by the coding sequence ATGAGCCGTACCGAAGCCCCGCCGCTGCCCGAACCCCTCGGGGTCCCGGTCGCTGACTCGCACACCCACCTGGACATGCAGGACGGCACCGTGGAGGAGGGCCTGGCCAGGGCCGCCGCGGTGAACGTGACCACCGTGATCCAGGTGGGCTGCGACGTGAAGGGCTCGCGCTGGGCCGCCGAGACCGCGGCCGCCCACCCGAGCGTGCACGCGGCGGTCGCCCTGCACCCCAACGAGGCCCCCCGGATCGTGCACGGGGATCCGGACAACTGGTCGCGGCAGGGGGCCCGCGAGGGCGGCGGCACGGCGGCGCTCCACGAGGCGCTCGCCGAGATCGACGCGCTGGCCGCCCTCGACCACGTACGCGGCGTCGGGGAGACCGGGCTCGACTACTTCCGGACCGGCCCCGAGGGCATGGCGGCCCAGGAGGAGTCCTTCCGGGCCCACATCGAGATCGCCAAACGGCACGGCAAGGCGCTCGTCATCCACGATCGCGAGGCGCACGCCGATGTGCTGCGCATCCTGGCCGACGCGGGCGCCCCCGAGCGGACCGTCTTCCACTGCTACTCCGGCGACGCGGACATGGCCCGGATCTGCGCGGACGCCGGGTACTTCATGTCCTTCGCGGGCAACATGACGTTCAAGAACGCCCAGCCGCTGCGCGACGCGCTCGCCGTGGCGCCCCTGGAGCTGGTGCTGGTCGAGACCGACGCGCCCTTCCTCACCCCCGCCCCGTACCGCGGACGGCCCAACGCGCCGTATCTGATTCCGGTCACGCTGCGCGCCATGGCCGAGGTGAAGGGCGTCGACGAGGACACGCTGGCTTCGGCGATCGCCGGCAACACGGCTCGCGCGTTCGACTACTGA
- a CDS encoding G5 domain-containing protein encodes MPYAVERSGDGSPAAGTEVVEREGRDGARRVMYLLRTVNGVRQRPRKIDAEVVREPVSQVVRAGTGPRAAGNPR; translated from the coding sequence CTGCCGTACGCCGTCGAACGGTCCGGGGACGGCTCGCCGGCCGCCGGCACGGAAGTGGTCGAACGGGAGGGGCGCGACGGCGCGCGCCGGGTCATGTACCTCCTGCGGACCGTGAACGGCGTCCGGCAGCGGCCCCGGAAGATCGACGCCGAGGTCGTACGGGAGCCGGTCAGCCAGGTCGTCAGGGCCGGCACCGGGCCGCGTGCGGCCGGGAACCCGCGCTGA
- the rsmA gene encoding 16S rRNA (adenine(1518)-N(6)/adenine(1519)-N(6))-dimethyltransferase RsmA produces the protein MSTTEPDALLGPADIRELAATLGVRPTKQRGQNFVIDANTVRRIVRTAEVRPDDVVVEVGPGLGSLTLALLEAAGRVVAVEIDDVLAAALPATVTARMPGRADRFALVHSDAMLVRELPGPPPTALVANLPYNVAVPVLLTMLDRFPTIERTLVMVQAEVADRLAARPGNKVYGVPSVKANWYTDVKRAGSIGRKVFWPAPNVDSGLVSLVRRAEPVATTASKAEVFAVVDAAFAQRRKTLRAALSGWAGSAPAAEAALVAAGISPQARGEALTVEEFAAIAENKPADNEPEQSA, from the coding sequence GTGAGCACCACAGAGCCCGACGCCCTCCTGGGCCCCGCAGACATCCGCGAGCTGGCCGCGACGCTGGGCGTACGCCCCACCAAGCAGCGCGGCCAGAACTTCGTCATCGACGCCAACACCGTCCGCCGGATCGTGCGGACCGCCGAGGTCCGTCCGGACGACGTGGTGGTCGAGGTCGGCCCCGGTCTCGGCTCGCTGACCCTGGCGCTTCTGGAGGCGGCCGGCCGGGTCGTCGCCGTGGAGATCGACGACGTGCTCGCCGCCGCCCTGCCCGCCACGGTCACTGCCCGGATGCCGGGACGCGCGGACCGCTTCGCCCTCGTCCACTCGGACGCCATGCTGGTACGGGAACTGCCGGGACCGCCGCCCACCGCACTGGTCGCCAACCTCCCGTACAACGTCGCCGTGCCGGTGCTGCTCACCATGCTCGACCGCTTCCCGACCATCGAGCGGACCCTGGTCATGGTCCAGGCCGAGGTCGCCGACCGGCTGGCCGCGCGGCCGGGCAACAAGGTCTACGGAGTGCCGTCGGTCAAGGCCAACTGGTACACCGACGTCAAGCGCGCCGGCTCCATCGGCCGCAAGGTCTTCTGGCCCGCCCCGAACGTCGACTCCGGGCTCGTGTCCCTGGTGCGCCGGGCCGAGCCCGTCGCGACCACGGCGAGCAAGGCCGAGGTCTTCGCGGTCGTCGACGCCGCCTTCGCCCAGCGCCGCAAGACCCTGCGCGCGGCCCTGTCCGGCTGGGCGGGCTCCGCGCCCGCCGCCGAGGCCGCGCTCGTCGCGGCCGGGATCTCGCCGCAGGCCCGCGGCGAGGCGCTGACCGTCGAGGAGTTCGCCGCCATCGCCGAGAACAAGCCCGCCGACAACGAGCCGGAGCAGTCCGCATGA
- a CDS encoding 4-(cytidine 5'-diphospho)-2-C-methyl-D-erythritol kinase yields the protein MSERVTVRVPAKVNVQLAVGAARPDGFHDLANVFLAVGLYDEVTVTPADELRVTCSGPDAAQVPLDATNLAARAAIALAARHGIEPLVHIHIDKDIPVAGGMAGGSADGAGALLACDALWSTGATREELLAICAELGSDVPFSLVGGAALGVGRGEQLTPVETGGTFHWVFAVADGGLSTPAVYREFDRLTAGTRVPEPAASPALLDALRTGDANALAAALGNGLQPAALSLRPSLADTLAAGTTAGALAALVSGSGPTTAFLAGDEASARKIADALTASATCRTARVAVSPAPGATVVQRP from the coding sequence ATGAGCGAGCGCGTCACCGTCCGGGTACCCGCCAAGGTCAACGTCCAGCTCGCCGTCGGCGCCGCCCGCCCCGACGGCTTCCACGACCTGGCCAACGTCTTCCTCGCCGTCGGCCTGTACGACGAGGTCACCGTCACCCCCGCCGACGAGCTCCGCGTCACCTGCTCGGGGCCGGACGCCGCCCAGGTCCCGCTGGACGCCACCAACCTCGCCGCCCGCGCCGCGATCGCCCTGGCCGCACGGCACGGCATCGAGCCCCTGGTGCACATCCACATCGACAAGGACATCCCGGTCGCCGGCGGAATGGCGGGCGGCAGCGCCGACGGGGCCGGCGCCCTGCTGGCCTGCGACGCGCTCTGGTCCACCGGCGCAACCCGCGAGGAACTCCTCGCCATCTGCGCGGAACTGGGCAGCGACGTCCCGTTCAGCCTGGTCGGCGGCGCGGCCCTCGGCGTGGGCCGGGGCGAGCAGCTGACCCCGGTCGAGACCGGCGGCACCTTCCACTGGGTCTTCGCCGTCGCGGACGGCGGCCTCTCCACCCCGGCCGTCTACCGCGAGTTCGACCGGCTCACGGCCGGCACACGGGTGCCCGAGCCCGCAGCCTCCCCCGCACTCCTGGACGCCCTGCGGACCGGCGACGCCAACGCCCTCGCCGCCGCCCTCGGCAACGGCCTCCAGCCCGCGGCGCTGTCGCTGCGCCCCTCACTGGCCGACACCCTCGCGGCGGGCACCACCGCGGGCGCCCTGGCCGCGCTGGTCTCCGGCTCCGGCCCGACCACCGCGTTCCTGGCCGGGGACGAGGCGTCGGCCAGGAAGATCGCGGACGCCCTGACCGCCTCCGCGACCTGCCGCACCGCCCGGGTGGCGGTGTCCCCGGCGCCGGGGGCCACGGTGGTTCAGCGGCCGTAG